The Bradyrhizobium diazoefficiens genome contains the following window.
CAGAGAAAACGCATCGAAGGCGCGGATCACGGAGCAAGCTCCGGGGTGTCGTGGCTGCCATCGGAGCGCATGTTGAGATTCGTCACCGAGAGGACCGCGCCGAGATCGAGCTCGCCATAGAGATGCGGAAAAAGCTCGTCATTGCGCGAGCGCTCCCAGCGCAGCGAGGGGCCGAGTGCCTCGTCGTCGATCTCGACCAGGAACAACGCACGCTGGCCGAAGAAATGCTTGCGCAGGGTCTCGGGAACCTGGGCGGCCGTGGAGAAATGGATGAAACCGTCGCGCGCATCGTCCGCGCTGCCGCGGTACACACCCTGCCGTTCCGCCTCGCGCCAGGC
Protein-coding sequences here:
- a CDS encoding DUF952 domain-containing protein; translated protein: MVKIYKICPASAWREAERQGVYRGSADDARDGFIHFSTAAQVPETLRKHFFGQRALFLVEIDDEALGPSLRWERSRNDELFPHLYGELDLGAVLSVTNLNMRSDGSHDTPELAP